From Pectinophora gossypiella chromosome 16, ilPecGoss1.1, whole genome shotgun sequence, one genomic window encodes:
- the LOC126373642 gene encoding reversion-inducing cysteine-rich protein with Kazal motifs isoform X2 — MAIKRHKRKFAISSNWWKSRLIVAAVTLACAHSQDISACCDKAAGGCRSVCEKMSLVEIASDSAMREERIQNIYKFCTPHLIEFWICMNQTIQVVSGSGWWGRACCALGRATSCRRACATAADTTALTDACRRSDEIAFFDCVQRQQEAQWCCSQTQSLTCHEACRSVLWRLGQARVDITAKDRAVEACDQSPELMHCLRDLTASTVHADTSKYLPCCHESKSQECRTTCESVLRRTGDSQEIANALSKECGAPALHDGLWQCFLRTDAPTDAKDVIPYDVAKLHCCQKATTINCRRLCFNTFNNDWQNNWQKFYAECLGDPQEIDLTQCIEEVDTPCSLGCAGLTYCSQLNNRPTSLFRSCSAQADLDAHLAVAEQKGNGFVTVSGLQLPLKNSSQCTSDVWKSVACALHVKPCTSKGHSSLLCMEDCMRLVSSCVEWSRTPPQLTARSLCARLAPQSNTAPCVPLRQFMAPSMEPPLLSATEAVTSPCAGSPCNATQVCIVNRNCLQGGSCARYTCVDGCPLGDGSTYVVPIGTRVRVPMSSPAQKACYKICQCTTKGLTNCQPLPCIAQENCRLHDKIVQHGEKYYMECNPCSCVLGERVCSRRACGRAALLTGLPCNCPPHHLPVHTPRRLYPNACLAKCAGATDAEIEFGSRAPCAGISCPRRHACLPAPNICLSRLQTSCPQHVCVNTTSCNAQPAMPVCDTDGRTHANPCHLVMSGRRLAYWGNCLQKCSNAGTVCGVNGVTYFSECAAWAEFVSVDYNGPCLAVGPISDVMEPKCQFDRIICPALKKPRCLGFTAPGACCPKCGGALRILYSKKQIDRALYGTNISATVINLNNVMKVLERHVKIAECALRGFLTIEMEIFVTVESVLQNPTELQLNVCVLEAEKLADLINRESALISSDLGLSALSYAITVHTYPTSSATSIGVSIILSILSLSVYVWR, encoded by the exons ATGTCGCTGGTGGAGATTGCTTCCGACTCGGCGATGAGAGAGGAGAGGATACAGAACATATACAAGTTCTGCACGCCGCATTTG ATAGAGTTTTGGATATGCATGAATCAAACTATTCAAG TGGTGTCCGGGTCGGGGTGGTGGGGCCGTGCGTGCTGCGCGCTGGGCCGCGCGACTTCCTGCCGGCGCGCGTGCGCAACTGCTGCCGACACCACAGCGCTGACTGACGCCTGCCGCCGCTCCGATGAGATCGCCTTCTTCGATTGTGTGCAGAGGCAGCAGGAGGCGCAGTGGTGTTGTT CGCAGACGCAATCACTGACATGTCACGAGGCGTGTCGAAGCGTGTTGTGGCGTCTGGGGCAGGCGCGTGTTGACATCACGGCTAAGGACCGCGCAGTCGAGGCCTGCGACCAATCTCCTGAGTTGATGCACTGCCTGCGCGACCTGACCGCTTCTACTGTGCATGCTGATACTTCTAAAT ATCTACCATGTTGCCACGAATCCAAGAGTCAAGAGTGCAGAACTACTTGCGAGTCCGTTCTGCGTCGCACAGGAGACTCCCAGGAGATTGCCAACGCCTTGTCCAAAGAATGTGGTGCTCCGGCCTTACATGACGGACTTTGGCAATGTTTCCTTAGAACTGATGCACCTACTGACGCCAAAGACGTGATTCCATACGACGTTGCTAAGTTACATTGCTGCCAAAAG GCGACAACAATAAATTGTCGGAGACTATGCTTCAACACGTTTAACAATGACTGGCAGAACAATTGGCAGAAATTCTACGCTGAATGTCTAGGTGACCCTCAAGAAATCGACTTGACCCAATGCATAGAAGAAG TGGACACCCCGTGTTCCCTGGGCTGCGCTGGTTTGACATACTGCAGCCAGCTAAACAATCGTCCAACGAGTCTTTTCAGATCTTGTTCTGCTCAAGCAGATCTTGACGCGCATTTGGCTGTCGCTGAGCAAAAGGGAAATGG GTTTGTCACGGTGTCAGGATTACAATTGCCTTTGAAGAACTCTTCTCAGTGTACTTCAGACGTTTGGAAGAGTGTCGCTTGCGCTCTTCACGTAAAACCATGTACTTCCAAG GGTCACAGCAGTCTCCTATGCATGGAAGATTGCATGAGATTGGTGTCATCGTGTGTGGAATGGTCTCGAACTCCTCCACAACTCACAGCAAGATCACTATGCGCCCGACTAGCACCGCAGTCCAACACTGCTCCTTGTGTACCACTCCGTCAGTTCATGGCTCCTA GCATGGAACCACCATTACTATCAGCAACAGAAGCGGTGACGTCACCGTGTGCTGGGTCTCCCTGCAACGCTACTCAAGTCTGCATCGTCAACAGAAACTGTTTGCAAGGAGGCTCGTGCGCGCGATACACTTGTGTTGATGGGTGTCCATTgg GTGACGGCAGTACATATGTGGTTCCTATCGGAACAAGAGTAAGAGTGCCGATGTCCAGCCCAGCACAGAAGGCCTGCTATAAGATCTGTCAATGCACTACTAAAGGATTAACCAACTGTCAGCCTCTGCCGTGTATTGCGCAGGAGAATTGTCGTCTGCACGACAAAATTGTTCAACATG GTGAGaagtactacatggaatgcaaccCGTGTTCGTGCGTGCTAGGCGAGCGCGTGTGTTCGCGTCGCGCGTGCGGGCGTGCGGCGTTGCTGACGGGGCTGCCTTGTAACTGTCCGCCGCACCACCTGCCCGTGCACACGCCGCGACGGCTCTATCCGAATGCCTGCTTGGCTAA atGTGCTGGAGCAACTGATGCAGAGATAGAATTTGGTTCGCGAGCGCCATGTGCTGGTATATCATGTCCGCGGAGACATGCTTGCTTACCAGCGCCGAATATCTGTCTATCCAGATTGCAGACTTCTTGTCCTCAACATGTTTGCG TTAATACAACGAGTTGTAACGCGCAGCCTGCGATGCCAGTATGCGACACAGACGGTCGAACCCACGCCAATCCTTGTCACCTAGTCATGAGTGGCAGACGGCTTGCTTACTGGGGAAATTGTCTACAGAAATGTTCAAAT GCTGGAACAGTTTGCGGTGTAAATGGCGTTACTTATTTCTCCGAATGTGCTGCTTGGGCCGAATTCGTCAGCGTCGATTACAATGGACCTTGCTTAGCCGTGGGCCCTATCTCCGATGTTATGGAACCCAAGTGCCAATTCGACAGAATTATCTGTCCAGCATTAAAGAAACCCAGATGCCTTGGATTCACTGCCCCTGGTGCTTGCTGTCCGAAATGTGGTGGAGCTTTAAGAATCCTATATTCAAAGAAACAAATCGATAGAGCTTTATACGGTACTAACATATCGGCTACAGTTATAAATTTGAACAATGTTATGAAAGTTTTAGAAAGACACGTTAAGATAGCAGAGTGTGCACTTAGGGGATTTTTGACTATAGAGATGGAGATTTTCGTCACAGTCGAGTCAGTGTTACAGAATCCTACAGAATTGCAGCTGAATGTTTGTGTGTTAGAAGCTGAGAAGTTAGCTGATCTGATAAATAGAGAAAGTGCGTTAATATCTAGTGATTTAGGTTTAAGTGCTTTATCGTATGCTATAACTGTACATACATATCCTACGAGTAGTGCGACTAGTATAGGTGTGTCCATTATTCTATCAATATTGTCGCTTAGCGTTTATGTTTGGAGATAG
- the LOC126373642 gene encoding reversion-inducing cysteine-rich protein with Kazal motifs isoform X3, with amino-acid sequence MRSPSSIVCRGSRRRSGVVTQSLTCHEACRSVLWRLGQARVDITAKDRAVEACDQSPELMHCLRDLTASTVHADTSKYLPCCHESKSQECRTTCESVLRRTGDSQEIANALSKECGAPALHDGLWQCFLRTDAPTDAKDVIPYDVAKLHCCQKATTINCRRLCFNTFNNDWQNNWQKFYAECLGDPQEIDLTQCIEEVDTPCSLGCAGLTYCSQLNNRPTSLFRSCSAQADLDAHLAVAEQKGNGFVTVSGLQLPLKNSSQCTSDVWKSVACALHVKPCTSKGHSSLLCMEDCMRLVSSCVEWSRTPPQLTARSLCARLAPQSNTAPCVPLRQFMAPSMEPPLLSATEAVTSPCAGSPCNATQVCIVNRNCLQGGSCARYTCVDGCPLGDGSTYVVPIGTRVRVPMSSPAQKACYKICQCTTKGLTNCQPLPCIAQENCRLHDKIVQHGEKYYMECNPCSCVLGERVCSRRACGRAALLTGLPCNCPPHHLPVHTPRRLYPNACLAKCAGATDAEIEFGSRAPCAGISCPRRHACLPAPNICLSRLQTSCPQHVCVNTTSCNAQPAMPVCDTDGRTHANPCHLVMSGRRLAYWGNCLQKCSNAGTVCGVNGVTYFSECAAWAEFVSVDYNGPCLAVGPISDVMEPKCQFDRIICPALKKPRCLGFTAPGACCPKCGGALRILYSKKQIDRALYGTNISATVINLNNVMKVLERHVKIAECALRGFLTIEMEIFVTVESVLQNPTELQLNVCVLEAEKLADLINRESALISSDLGLSALSYAITVHTYPTSSATSIGVSIILSILSLSVYVWR; translated from the exons ATGAGATCGCCTTCTTCGATTGTGTGCAGAGGCAGCAGGAGGCGCAGTGGTGTTGTT ACGCAATCACTGACATGTCACGAGGCGTGTCGAAGCGTGTTGTGGCGTCTGGGGCAGGCGCGTGTTGACATCACGGCTAAGGACCGCGCAGTCGAGGCCTGCGACCAATCTCCTGAGTTGATGCACTGCCTGCGCGACCTGACCGCTTCTACTGTGCATGCTGATACTTCTAAAT ATCTACCATGTTGCCACGAATCCAAGAGTCAAGAGTGCAGAACTACTTGCGAGTCCGTTCTGCGTCGCACAGGAGACTCCCAGGAGATTGCCAACGCCTTGTCCAAAGAATGTGGTGCTCCGGCCTTACATGACGGACTTTGGCAATGTTTCCTTAGAACTGATGCACCTACTGACGCCAAAGACGTGATTCCATACGACGTTGCTAAGTTACATTGCTGCCAAAAG GCGACAACAATAAATTGTCGGAGACTATGCTTCAACACGTTTAACAATGACTGGCAGAACAATTGGCAGAAATTCTACGCTGAATGTCTAGGTGACCCTCAAGAAATCGACTTGACCCAATGCATAGAAGAAG TGGACACCCCGTGTTCCCTGGGCTGCGCTGGTTTGACATACTGCAGCCAGCTAAACAATCGTCCAACGAGTCTTTTCAGATCTTGTTCTGCTCAAGCAGATCTTGACGCGCATTTGGCTGTCGCTGAGCAAAAGGGAAATGG GTTTGTCACGGTGTCAGGATTACAATTGCCTTTGAAGAACTCTTCTCAGTGTACTTCAGACGTTTGGAAGAGTGTCGCTTGCGCTCTTCACGTAAAACCATGTACTTCCAAG GGTCACAGCAGTCTCCTATGCATGGAAGATTGCATGAGATTGGTGTCATCGTGTGTGGAATGGTCTCGAACTCCTCCACAACTCACAGCAAGATCACTATGCGCCCGACTAGCACCGCAGTCCAACACTGCTCCTTGTGTACCACTCCGTCAGTTCATGGCTCCTA GCATGGAACCACCATTACTATCAGCAACAGAAGCGGTGACGTCACCGTGTGCTGGGTCTCCCTGCAACGCTACTCAAGTCTGCATCGTCAACAGAAACTGTTTGCAAGGAGGCTCGTGCGCGCGATACACTTGTGTTGATGGGTGTCCATTgg GTGACGGCAGTACATATGTGGTTCCTATCGGAACAAGAGTAAGAGTGCCGATGTCCAGCCCAGCACAGAAGGCCTGCTATAAGATCTGTCAATGCACTACTAAAGGATTAACCAACTGTCAGCCTCTGCCGTGTATTGCGCAGGAGAATTGTCGTCTGCACGACAAAATTGTTCAACATG GTGAGaagtactacatggaatgcaaccCGTGTTCGTGCGTGCTAGGCGAGCGCGTGTGTTCGCGTCGCGCGTGCGGGCGTGCGGCGTTGCTGACGGGGCTGCCTTGTAACTGTCCGCCGCACCACCTGCCCGTGCACACGCCGCGACGGCTCTATCCGAATGCCTGCTTGGCTAA atGTGCTGGAGCAACTGATGCAGAGATAGAATTTGGTTCGCGAGCGCCATGTGCTGGTATATCATGTCCGCGGAGACATGCTTGCTTACCAGCGCCGAATATCTGTCTATCCAGATTGCAGACTTCTTGTCCTCAACATGTTTGCG TTAATACAACGAGTTGTAACGCGCAGCCTGCGATGCCAGTATGCGACACAGACGGTCGAACCCACGCCAATCCTTGTCACCTAGTCATGAGTGGCAGACGGCTTGCTTACTGGGGAAATTGTCTACAGAAATGTTCAAAT GCTGGAACAGTTTGCGGTGTAAATGGCGTTACTTATTTCTCCGAATGTGCTGCTTGGGCCGAATTCGTCAGCGTCGATTACAATGGACCTTGCTTAGCCGTGGGCCCTATCTCCGATGTTATGGAACCCAAGTGCCAATTCGACAGAATTATCTGTCCAGCATTAAAGAAACCCAGATGCCTTGGATTCACTGCCCCTGGTGCTTGCTGTCCGAAATGTGGTGGAGCTTTAAGAATCCTATATTCAAAGAAACAAATCGATAGAGCTTTATACGGTACTAACATATCGGCTACAGTTATAAATTTGAACAATGTTATGAAAGTTTTAGAAAGACACGTTAAGATAGCAGAGTGTGCACTTAGGGGATTTTTGACTATAGAGATGGAGATTTTCGTCACAGTCGAGTCAGTGTTACAGAATCCTACAGAATTGCAGCTGAATGTTTGTGTGTTAGAAGCTGAGAAGTTAGCTGATCTGATAAATAGAGAAAGTGCGTTAATATCTAGTGATTTAGGTTTAAGTGCTTTATCGTATGCTATAACTGTACATACATATCCTACGAGTAGTGCGACTAGTATAGGTGTGTCCATTATTCTATCAATATTGTCGCTTAGCGTTTATGTTTGGAGATAG
- the LOC126373642 gene encoding reversion-inducing cysteine-rich protein with Kazal motifs isoform X1 — protein MAIKRHKRKFAISSNWWKSRLIVAAVTLACAHSQDISACCDKAAGGCRSVCEKMSLVEIASDSAMREERIQNIYKFCTPHLIEFWICMNQTIQEVVSGSGWWGRACCALGRATSCRRACATAADTTALTDACRRSDEIAFFDCVQRQQEAQWCCSQTQSLTCHEACRSVLWRLGQARVDITAKDRAVEACDQSPELMHCLRDLTASTVHADTSKYLPCCHESKSQECRTTCESVLRRTGDSQEIANALSKECGAPALHDGLWQCFLRTDAPTDAKDVIPYDVAKLHCCQKATTINCRRLCFNTFNNDWQNNWQKFYAECLGDPQEIDLTQCIEEVDTPCSLGCAGLTYCSQLNNRPTSLFRSCSAQADLDAHLAVAEQKGNGFVTVSGLQLPLKNSSQCTSDVWKSVACALHVKPCTSKGHSSLLCMEDCMRLVSSCVEWSRTPPQLTARSLCARLAPQSNTAPCVPLRQFMAPSMEPPLLSATEAVTSPCAGSPCNATQVCIVNRNCLQGGSCARYTCVDGCPLGDGSTYVVPIGTRVRVPMSSPAQKACYKICQCTTKGLTNCQPLPCIAQENCRLHDKIVQHGEKYYMECNPCSCVLGERVCSRRACGRAALLTGLPCNCPPHHLPVHTPRRLYPNACLAKCAGATDAEIEFGSRAPCAGISCPRRHACLPAPNICLSRLQTSCPQHVCVNTTSCNAQPAMPVCDTDGRTHANPCHLVMSGRRLAYWGNCLQKCSNAGTVCGVNGVTYFSECAAWAEFVSVDYNGPCLAVGPISDVMEPKCQFDRIICPALKKPRCLGFTAPGACCPKCGGALRILYSKKQIDRALYGTNISATVINLNNVMKVLERHVKIAECALRGFLTIEMEIFVTVESVLQNPTELQLNVCVLEAEKLADLINRESALISSDLGLSALSYAITVHTYPTSSATSIGVSIILSILSLSVYVWR, from the exons ATGTCGCTGGTGGAGATTGCTTCCGACTCGGCGATGAGAGAGGAGAGGATACAGAACATATACAAGTTCTGCACGCCGCATTTG ATAGAGTTTTGGATATGCATGAATCAAACTATTCAAG AAGTGGTGTCCGGGTCGGGGTGGTGGGGCCGTGCGTGCTGCGCGCTGGGCCGCGCGACTTCCTGCCGGCGCGCGTGCGCAACTGCTGCCGACACCACAGCGCTGACTGACGCCTGCCGCCGCTCCGATGAGATCGCCTTCTTCGATTGTGTGCAGAGGCAGCAGGAGGCGCAGTGGTGTTGTT CGCAGACGCAATCACTGACATGTCACGAGGCGTGTCGAAGCGTGTTGTGGCGTCTGGGGCAGGCGCGTGTTGACATCACGGCTAAGGACCGCGCAGTCGAGGCCTGCGACCAATCTCCTGAGTTGATGCACTGCCTGCGCGACCTGACCGCTTCTACTGTGCATGCTGATACTTCTAAAT ATCTACCATGTTGCCACGAATCCAAGAGTCAAGAGTGCAGAACTACTTGCGAGTCCGTTCTGCGTCGCACAGGAGACTCCCAGGAGATTGCCAACGCCTTGTCCAAAGAATGTGGTGCTCCGGCCTTACATGACGGACTTTGGCAATGTTTCCTTAGAACTGATGCACCTACTGACGCCAAAGACGTGATTCCATACGACGTTGCTAAGTTACATTGCTGCCAAAAG GCGACAACAATAAATTGTCGGAGACTATGCTTCAACACGTTTAACAATGACTGGCAGAACAATTGGCAGAAATTCTACGCTGAATGTCTAGGTGACCCTCAAGAAATCGACTTGACCCAATGCATAGAAGAAG TGGACACCCCGTGTTCCCTGGGCTGCGCTGGTTTGACATACTGCAGCCAGCTAAACAATCGTCCAACGAGTCTTTTCAGATCTTGTTCTGCTCAAGCAGATCTTGACGCGCATTTGGCTGTCGCTGAGCAAAAGGGAAATGG GTTTGTCACGGTGTCAGGATTACAATTGCCTTTGAAGAACTCTTCTCAGTGTACTTCAGACGTTTGGAAGAGTGTCGCTTGCGCTCTTCACGTAAAACCATGTACTTCCAAG GGTCACAGCAGTCTCCTATGCATGGAAGATTGCATGAGATTGGTGTCATCGTGTGTGGAATGGTCTCGAACTCCTCCACAACTCACAGCAAGATCACTATGCGCCCGACTAGCACCGCAGTCCAACACTGCTCCTTGTGTACCACTCCGTCAGTTCATGGCTCCTA GCATGGAACCACCATTACTATCAGCAACAGAAGCGGTGACGTCACCGTGTGCTGGGTCTCCCTGCAACGCTACTCAAGTCTGCATCGTCAACAGAAACTGTTTGCAAGGAGGCTCGTGCGCGCGATACACTTGTGTTGATGGGTGTCCATTgg GTGACGGCAGTACATATGTGGTTCCTATCGGAACAAGAGTAAGAGTGCCGATGTCCAGCCCAGCACAGAAGGCCTGCTATAAGATCTGTCAATGCACTACTAAAGGATTAACCAACTGTCAGCCTCTGCCGTGTATTGCGCAGGAGAATTGTCGTCTGCACGACAAAATTGTTCAACATG GTGAGaagtactacatggaatgcaaccCGTGTTCGTGCGTGCTAGGCGAGCGCGTGTGTTCGCGTCGCGCGTGCGGGCGTGCGGCGTTGCTGACGGGGCTGCCTTGTAACTGTCCGCCGCACCACCTGCCCGTGCACACGCCGCGACGGCTCTATCCGAATGCCTGCTTGGCTAA atGTGCTGGAGCAACTGATGCAGAGATAGAATTTGGTTCGCGAGCGCCATGTGCTGGTATATCATGTCCGCGGAGACATGCTTGCTTACCAGCGCCGAATATCTGTCTATCCAGATTGCAGACTTCTTGTCCTCAACATGTTTGCG TTAATACAACGAGTTGTAACGCGCAGCCTGCGATGCCAGTATGCGACACAGACGGTCGAACCCACGCCAATCCTTGTCACCTAGTCATGAGTGGCAGACGGCTTGCTTACTGGGGAAATTGTCTACAGAAATGTTCAAAT GCTGGAACAGTTTGCGGTGTAAATGGCGTTACTTATTTCTCCGAATGTGCTGCTTGGGCCGAATTCGTCAGCGTCGATTACAATGGACCTTGCTTAGCCGTGGGCCCTATCTCCGATGTTATGGAACCCAAGTGCCAATTCGACAGAATTATCTGTCCAGCATTAAAGAAACCCAGATGCCTTGGATTCACTGCCCCTGGTGCTTGCTGTCCGAAATGTGGTGGAGCTTTAAGAATCCTATATTCAAAGAAACAAATCGATAGAGCTTTATACGGTACTAACATATCGGCTACAGTTATAAATTTGAACAATGTTATGAAAGTTTTAGAAAGACACGTTAAGATAGCAGAGTGTGCACTTAGGGGATTTTTGACTATAGAGATGGAGATTTTCGTCACAGTCGAGTCAGTGTTACAGAATCCTACAGAATTGCAGCTGAATGTTTGTGTGTTAGAAGCTGAGAAGTTAGCTGATCTGATAAATAGAGAAAGTGCGTTAATATCTAGTGATTTAGGTTTAAGTGCTTTATCGTATGCTATAACTGTACATACATATCCTACGAGTAGTGCGACTAGTATAGGTGTGTCCATTATTCTATCAATATTGTCGCTTAGCGTTTATGTTTGGAGATAG